The Lewinellaceae bacterium genome has a segment encoding these proteins:
- a CDS encoding IS5 family transposase, which yields MQTQYERLTDSQWEIIKEYLPIKRKRKYDLRDVVDAIFWILRIGSQWRNLPGEFPPWKSVYYYFQKWQKDGTLQKLNEGLNRKERKRQGKEETPSMLSIDSQSVKSGPFVNIEKGIDGNKRVNGRKRHIITDTLGLVWGIVVHAANHADGAMAHQVVEPLVGYLHRLEKILADAAYKIIFMDWVYENLLGVEVELSSKPPSAKGFVPVKWRWVTEQTFGRFNYFRRLDKDHEKTTESSEAWVLWQNCQTILYRLE from the coding sequence ATGCAAACTCAATATGAGCGACTAACTGATTCCCAGTGGGAAATTATAAAAGAATATTTACCTATCAAAAGAAAACGCAAATATGATTTGCGAGATGTGGTAGACGCAATTTTTTGGATATTAAGAATTGGCAGCCAATGGAGAAATCTTCCGGGAGAATTTCCTCCCTGGAAAAGTGTATATTATTATTTTCAAAAATGGCAAAAGGATGGAACACTGCAAAAATTAAATGAAGGATTGAATCGAAAGGAAAGGAAGCGACAGGGTAAAGAAGAAACGCCCAGCATGCTAAGTATTGATAGTCAGTCTGTTAAATCAGGACCATTTGTGAATATAGAAAAAGGAATTGACGGAAACAAGCGTGTTAATGGGCGAAAGCGTCATATCATCACAGATACTTTAGGTTTAGTTTGGGGGATAGTTGTCCATGCGGCTAATCATGCAGACGGAGCAATGGCGCACCAGGTAGTCGAGCCTCTGGTTGGATACTTGCACCGGTTAGAAAAAATACTGGCAGATGCTGCTTATAAAATTATCTTCATGGATTGGGTATATGAGAATCTGTTAGGAGTAGAAGTAGAGCTTTCATCAAAGCCCCCAAGTGCAAAAGGGTTTGTTCCTGTGAAGTGGCGCTGGGTTACCGAACAGACCTTCGGGCGGTTCAATTACTTTCGCCGATTGGACAAGGATCACGAAAAAACAACAGAAAGTTCCGAAGCGTGGGTACTTTGGCAGAATTGCCAAACAATTTTATATCGCTTGGAATGA
- a CDS encoding CHAT domain-containing protein: MKLQFLTLLISFPIFLFSQTQDSILVAHEVDSLMEESRKLFQEQKFEEALKIIEIAKDKAASTIGTNTIPYANCLLNQGRILYYIGRYSDAEEPYLESIRILEEKLGREHRQFASALNSLGALYKEMGQYSKAEPLFIESRDIRAKVLGKENVYYALSIGNLADLYRTLEKYTEAEPLYLESMDIWAKVKGKKAMNYGLNLHGLAYMYLEMGYYDRAKSRFLEAIDIFEKTFGKFSLDYAMLLSDFGDLYAKMGSYMTAEQLLLDAKDILEKTNNTTHPNYAIALFKLANLYLDMGAFSKAEPFFLESLDIWAKVLGKDHLYYATGLNNLAILYMEEGEYSRAEKLYLEAKDIATNKLGKEGSRYGLALQNLAVLYKRMGELKKAKDLLLEAQPIWENTIGKLHPDYATLLNDLGVLYLELEDYEKAEPLFLEAIEIQTNILGKQHPSYAMSLSNLSILYWETGRLSEAKRVFLELNELCRHFVEEAALYSSENQFLAYLHTFERYFNQLQSFAEFNSDSELNQACFDNALFYRGHLLENFRRLTRSVSDADSLSRETYARWQGCRRRLATEYAKPFSERQYVTKVEAEAEVYEKLLTQNLPIFAGAFSAPPWQEIQVNLKPGEAAIEFIYYRKYDPEATESFQYAALVLLPDTDGPVFVPLCEQKQLDSLLGKEGVSEDFFIKNLYFDLRKGGETPLYIYIWKPIEHLLKGVNKIWYAPAGDLYRLNLAAIQPGLSSGRLGNQYQLIRVNSTRQISQSYPYKSAIPNATLLGNIQYSMDTTAYRQAVVSLPNPVIQNELQENYFQYDSGKKPGFRGNDDLWRNLEFSATEVDQVNKFLKEAGFQTEILQGFEANEEAFKQIGKSLNSGSPRILHISTHGFFYPDLVQDTIAAKQDLFGAVFKMSEHPLLRSGLILAGANYAWENQHPYKNFDDGILTAYEISQMDLSNTELVVLSACETGLGDIKGHEGVYGLQRAFKIAGVKYILMSLWQVSDEASSKLMSAFYRNYLIEKMPIHQALEVAQKWLQKQKGYNNPYFWAGFVLIE; this comes from the coding sequence ATGAAATTACAATTCCTTACATTACTTATTAGTTTTCCCATCTTCCTTTTTTCCCAAACACAAGACTCTATATTAGTAGCTCATGAAGTAGATAGTTTAATGGAAGAGAGCCGAAAGCTGTTTCAAGAACAAAAGTTTGAAGAAGCTCTAAAAATCATTGAAATAGCAAAGGACAAGGCAGCATCAACAATTGGAACAAACACTATACCTTATGCCAATTGTCTACTCAACCAAGGTAGGATACTTTATTACATTGGGAGGTATTCAGATGCGGAGGAACCCTATTTGGAATCTATTAGAATTTTAGAAGAAAAATTGGGAAGAGAACATCGACAATTTGCTTCAGCTTTGAATAGCCTAGGAGCTTTGTATAAAGAAATGGGGCAATACTCAAAGGCTGAACCGCTTTTTATTGAATCAAGGGACATTCGGGCAAAAGTTCTAGGTAAAGAAAATGTTTACTATGCCCTTTCCATAGGCAATCTTGCTGATTTATATCGTACTTTGGAGAAGTACACGGAAGCAGAACCCCTCTATTTGGAATCTATGGATATTTGGGCAAAGGTAAAAGGAAAAAAAGCCATGAACTATGGCCTAAATTTGCATGGCCTGGCCTACATGTATTTGGAAATGGGGTATTATGATAGGGCTAAGTCTCGTTTTTTGGAGGCTATAGATATTTTTGAAAAAACCTTTGGAAAATTTAGTTTGGATTATGCAATGCTTCTGAGTGATTTCGGTGACTTATATGCTAAAATGGGGAGTTATATGACTGCCGAGCAATTACTTTTGGACGCTAAAGACATTTTGGAAAAAACTAATAACACCACACACCCTAACTATGCAATAGCTTTATTTAAACTTGCCAATCTGTATCTTGATATGGGGGCATTCTCCAAGGCTGAACCATTCTTTTTGGAATCATTGGATATTTGGGCAAAGGTATTAGGAAAGGATCATTTGTATTATGCTACGGGATTGAACAACCTTGCAATTCTATATATGGAAGAGGGCGAGTATTCCAGAGCGGAGAAACTTTATCTGGAAGCAAAAGATATTGCTACAAATAAGTTGGGTAAAGAGGGTTCACGATATGGATTGGCTTTACAAAATCTTGCAGTTTTATACAAACGAATGGGAGAACTTAAAAAGGCTAAAGATCTTTTATTGGAAGCTCAACCCATTTGGGAAAATACCATAGGGAAACTGCATCCAGATTATGCCACACTATTAAATGATCTTGGGGTCTTGTATTTGGAATTGGAAGATTATGAAAAAGCTGAACCCCTTTTTTTGGAAGCGATTGAAATTCAGACAAACATTTTAGGAAAACAACATCCCAGTTATGCAATGTCATTGAGTAACCTCTCTATATTATATTGGGAAACAGGTCGCCTATCTGAAGCTAAGAGAGTTTTTCTGGAGCTGAATGAACTTTGCCGCCATTTTGTCGAAGAGGCAGCCCTCTATTCTTCTGAGAATCAATTTTTAGCTTATCTTCATACCTTTGAAAGGTATTTTAACCAGCTTCAGTCGTTTGCTGAGTTTAATTCTGATTCGGAATTAAATCAAGCTTGTTTCGACAACGCCCTTTTTTATCGCGGGCATTTACTCGAAAATTTCCGCCGCTTGACAAGGTCTGTCTCTGATGCAGACAGTCTTTCTCGCGAAACGTACGCACGTTGGCAGGGCTGTCGTCGCCGGCTTGCTACCGAATATGCCAAGCCTTTTTCTGAGCGTCAATATGTTACCAAGGTAGAAGCAGAAGCGGAGGTTTACGAAAAGCTTCTCACCCAGAACTTGCCCATTTTTGCAGGTGCTTTTTCGGCACCGCCCTGGCAGGAAATACAAGTGAATCTAAAACCTGGTGAAGCGGCAATTGAGTTCATTTATTATCGTAAATATGATCCCGAAGCTACTGAATCTTTTCAGTATGCCGCCCTTGTGCTTCTCCCGGATACAGATGGACCAGTATTTGTTCCACTGTGTGAACAAAAACAATTGGACAGCTTATTAGGAAAAGAAGGTGTTTCCGAAGATTTTTTCATCAAAAACCTCTATTTCGACCTTCGAAAAGGAGGTGAAACACCTCTCTATATTTACATCTGGAAACCTATAGAGCACCTGCTCAAGGGAGTAAATAAAATATGGTATGCCCCGGCAGGTGATTTGTATAGACTCAACCTTGCCGCCATTCAGCCTGGTTTATCAAGTGGACGGTTAGGTAATCAATACCAATTGATCAGGGTAAATAGCACGCGGCAGATTAGTCAATCTTATCCCTATAAATCAGCCATACCTAATGCGACCCTCCTGGGAAATATCCAATATTCAATGGATACAACAGCTTATCGTCAGGCCGTCGTTTCATTACCGAATCCTGTTATTCAAAATGAATTGCAGGAGAACTATTTTCAATATGATAGTGGGAAAAAGCCTGGTTTCCGGGGGAACGATGATTTATGGAGGAATCTTGAATTTAGTGCTACTGAAGTGGATCAGGTCAATAAATTCCTAAAGGAAGCCGGCTTTCAAACAGAAATCCTTCAAGGTTTTGAAGCCAACGAAGAAGCTTTCAAACAAATCGGAAAATCTCTCAATAGCGGGTCGCCACGTATCTTGCACATTAGTACACACGGCTTTTTCTATCCTGACCTGGTACAGGATACTATTGCTGCAAAACAAGATTTGTTCGGGGCAGTGTTTAAAATGTCTGAGCACCCCCTTTTACGATCAGGCCTTATTCTTGCTGGAGCTAATTACGCCTGGGAAAATCAACACCCTTATAAAAATTTTGATGATGGAATTCTGACAGCCTACGAAATTAGCCAAATGGACCTATCCAATACAGAATTGGTCGTGTTGTCTGCATGTGAAACGGGCTTAGGGGATATTAAGGGACATGAAGGTGTTTATGGCTTGCAACGTGCCTTTAAAATTGCCGGTGTAAAATATATATTGATGAGTCTCTGGCAAGTATCTGACGAGGCATCAAGCAAGTTGATGTCCGCTTTTTATCGCAATTATTTAATAGAGAAAATGCCGATACATCAAGCACTTGAAGTAGCGCAAAAGTGGTTGCAGAAACAAAAAGGTTACAACAATCCTTATTTTTGGGCAGGTTTTGTTTTGATAGAGTAG
- a CDS encoding biotin-dependent carboxyltransferase: MSFIRKISVETPGMYTTIQDLGRFGSRRVGVPQSGAMDDYAARLANILVGNEVTAPLLEISYTGPELLFSSRTFIAVTGGDLSPRVNGKDIMMYETVCLNPGDRLSFGGLKNGCRAYLAIWGGLVSDYVMESCSTYVPAGFGGHHGRPLIKGDLLFYHKKDEPPLIMTLPESYWPNYDAKRTIRILEGPEWNVMDVEMKQNFGRNTFKIGHNSDRMGIRLEGKLSQEYHPVQMLSSPLGRGSIQLIPSGEMIIVMSDGQTTGGYPRIGSIIAVDLGPVAQLKPGDKIKFKLIDQDQAKSLFLHREAKLEYLKGKNIPKGPEILD; the protein is encoded by the coding sequence ATGTCCTTCATAAGAAAAATAAGCGTTGAAACACCGGGTATGTATACCACCATTCAAGACCTCGGTCGATTTGGGAGCAGGAGGGTGGGGGTGCCACAAAGCGGGGCCATGGATGATTATGCCGCCCGGCTCGCAAATATATTGGTGGGAAATGAGGTTACAGCACCCTTGTTGGAAATTTCCTATACGGGCCCGGAATTACTTTTTTCCTCAAGAACCTTTATCGCAGTAACAGGGGGGGATTTGTCGCCTCGGGTGAATGGAAAAGATATCATGATGTACGAGACGGTTTGCCTCAACCCTGGCGATCGGCTTTCGTTTGGCGGGTTGAAGAATGGTTGCCGTGCTTATCTGGCCATTTGGGGTGGCCTGGTTTCGGATTACGTGATGGAAAGTTGTTCCACTTATGTTCCGGCAGGGTTTGGAGGGCACCATGGCCGGCCATTGATAAAAGGAGATTTACTTTTTTATCATAAAAAAGACGAACCGCCGTTGATAATGACCCTCCCGGAGTCTTATTGGCCAAATTATGATGCCAAACGTACCATCAGGATACTGGAGGGGCCGGAATGGAACGTTATGGATGTTGAAATGAAACAAAATTTTGGTCGAAATACCTTTAAAATAGGGCATAATTCGGACCGTATGGGGATTAGATTGGAAGGAAAATTGTCGCAGGAATATCACCCCGTGCAAATGCTCTCTTCCCCTTTGGGAAGGGGAAGCATTCAACTTATCCCCAGCGGAGAAATGATCATTGTGATGAGCGACGGACAAACAACGGGCGGATATCCCCGTATTGGAAGTATTATTGCGGTTGATCTTGGACCGGTTGCCCAGTTGAAACCCGGAGATAAAATTAAATTTAAATTAATTGATCAGGATCAGGCAAAATCATTATTTTTGCACCGCGAGGCAAAATTGGAGTACCTGAAAGGAAAAAATATTCCCAAAGGCCCGGAAATACTTGATTAG
- a CDS encoding tyrosine-type recombinase/integrase — MSTPTLAVKLYKGEPLANNYFPIVLEVRYPSSSGKLTTSRIRLKVKAKEHEWDDSIWFKRDEKKNQQLEYSLDQANRVYERFFRNSHFDYIQFSKLFRNGLHKNFYDVMDEFIDSRSSVGNQMFYKDIKRAIRKLWGDNLAIRSIDKRKLEQFGNRYESVAYFRGFKAVMSYAREKGYIDIKEYPFKAAYYPDGYDFNHIKKKKQKSKEPEIAYTEEEMKVFNQRPDDRGQRAWDVFMLSYYFFGTNLWDMIHFTDENKRGDGLVYRRKKTGVLVRMPIVPQAWEIIERYRNGKYWFPIVDPDLPEPDKKRKANNLRRSVNRTLRRLARDRGTDQRVKFYTARHTAATIAIKKGAPIQEVSALLGHKSIKTTQIYLAQFDVKELSGTMGLLTL; from the coding sequence ATGTCAACTCCTACATTAGCAGTTAAATTATACAAAGGCGAACCTCTCGCCAACAATTATTTTCCAATAGTTTTAGAAGTACGTTATCCTTCCTCTTCTGGTAAATTAACTACCTCTCGTATTCGTCTTAAAGTAAAGGCAAAAGAACACGAGTGGGACGATAGTATTTGGTTCAAAAGAGACGAAAAAAAGAACCAACAACTTGAATACAGTTTAGATCAAGCCAATAGGGTTTATGAAAGGTTCTTTAGAAATAGCCACTTTGATTACATCCAGTTTTCTAAGCTTTTCAGAAATGGTTTACATAAGAATTTCTACGATGTCATGGACGAATTTATTGATAGCCGTAGCAGTGTAGGAAATCAGATGTTCTACAAGGATATTAAAAGGGCTATCCGAAAATTATGGGGTGATAATTTAGCAATTAGAAGTATTGATAAAAGGAAGCTTGAACAATTCGGGAATAGATATGAGTCTGTGGCTTATTTTAGAGGCTTTAAAGCGGTGATGTCCTATGCAAGGGAAAAAGGATATATAGACATAAAAGAATACCCTTTTAAGGCGGCTTATTATCCAGATGGATACGACTTCAATCATATCAAAAAGAAGAAACAAAAATCCAAGGAGCCGGAAATAGCCTATACCGAGGAAGAAATGAAAGTCTTTAATCAACGTCCTGATGACCGAGGACAAAGAGCATGGGATGTTTTCATGTTATCCTATTACTTTTTTGGAACTAACTTATGGGATATGATACATTTTACTGACGAAAATAAACGTGGTGATGGTCTGGTATATAGAAGAAAAAAGACCGGAGTATTGGTCCGTATGCCAATTGTACCTCAAGCATGGGAAATAATTGAAAGGTACAGAAATGGCAAATATTGGTTTCCAATTGTTGATCCTGATTTGCCAGAGCCGGATAAAAAAAGAAAAGCCAACAACCTTCGCAGGAGTGTTAATAGAACACTTAGAAGGCTTGCGAGGGATAGGGGAACAGATCAAAGAGTGAAATTCTATACGGCTCGTCATACAGCCGCAACGATTGCAATAAAAAAGGGTGCACCAATCCAGGAAGTTTCAGCTTTGCTTGGACATAAAAGTATTAAAACTACCCAAATTTATCTTGCTCAGTTTGATGTGAAGGAGTTATCGGGAACCATGGGACTTTTGACATTGTAG
- a CDS encoding sigma-70 family RNA polymerase sigma factor, whose product MLYEGGEARKQAWKYMYKTWRVDYSRFILKSGGNQDEVDDALSQVCMEFENRVIATNKPPIENLRGYLVQCVKNKWRKTKKGTPPTARDINDYLNIKDYKPNPEEILIITENKMEFDSLLDKLDRQCNNILKLFVTGYGMREIAQKLQFRDTEQLKKRKYKCLKKLKKIILAGSSRT is encoded by the coding sequence ATGCTCTATGAAGGTGGAGAAGCTAGAAAACAAGCCTGGAAGTATATGTATAAAACCTGGCGTGTTGATTATTCTCGATTCATTCTCAAAAGCGGAGGAAACCAGGATGAAGTTGATGATGCCTTAAGTCAGGTCTGCATGGAGTTTGAAAACCGGGTGATCGCTACCAACAAGCCTCCAATAGAAAACCTTCGTGGCTATTTAGTGCAATGCGTTAAGAACAAATGGCGTAAAACGAAAAAAGGAACACCGCCAACTGCAAGGGACATCAATGATTATCTAAATATTAAAGACTACAAACCAAACCCCGAGGAAATATTGATTATCACAGAAAATAAGATGGAGTTTGATAGTCTACTAGATAAACTTGACCGTCAATGCAATAATATTCTTAAGCTTTTTGTGACAGGATACGGGATGAGGGAAATTGCCCAAAAGTTACAGTTTAGGGATACTGAACAGCTAAAAAAGAGAAAATATAAATGTCTGAAAAAACTTAAAAAAATTATACTGGCAGGTAGCTCCAGAACATAA